From the Exiguobacterium aurantiacum genome, one window contains:
- a CDS encoding glutaredoxin family protein, producing the protein MVLTLYRRDNCSLCEEALVMLEWLMEDYPFELEQIDITGNEELEAKYLFEIPVVLHEGRVISQGRYDDSKVEDFVKYTLTSKKNV; encoded by the coding sequence ATGGTCCTGACGTTATACCGCCGCGACAACTGCTCGCTCTGCGAGGAGGCGCTCGTCATGCTCGAATGGCTCATGGAAGACTATCCGTTCGAGCTCGAACAGATCGACATCACGGGCAACGAAGAACTCGAGGCGAAATACTTGTTTGAGATCCCCGTCGTCTTACACGAGGGGCGCGTCATTAGTCAAGGGCGATACGATGACAGTAAAGTTGAAGATTTTGTTAAGTATACGCTTACATCGAAAAAAAACGTTTGA
- a CDS encoding phosphotransferase, with product MDQSHEQEKRLSGGNVSTVYKKGNHVYRTQKEGSAKVHWLLTHLEAKGIAGVPRFVGVDEQGREVLTYLEGETADYPLKAYMWSDEAIRDAARLMRRLHDATADVEWPSDWQPLDDTPKPFDVICHNDFAVYNTIFHDGKVAGVIDFDLAAPGPRAWDIVYALYTFVPLSRRHQAESGEVVHYEAERDDVIYRKRVTLFLEAYDWEGSTPELLDMLLLRIEALYLLIERKASEGDVAFQTMMDEGHHMHYQEEYRFIEANGKKWF from the coding sequence ATGGACCAATCGCATGAGCAAGAAAAAAGGTTGAGTGGCGGGAACGTGTCGACCGTCTATAAAAAGGGGAACCACGTCTATCGCACGCAGAAAGAGGGAAGTGCGAAAGTCCATTGGTTGCTAACGCATTTGGAGGCGAAGGGGATAGCAGGTGTTCCTCGATTTGTCGGAGTTGATGAACAGGGCCGAGAGGTGTTGACGTACCTCGAAGGCGAGACGGCCGATTATCCGTTGAAAGCCTACATGTGGTCCGATGAGGCGATTCGAGACGCCGCTCGATTGATGCGTCGGCTGCATGACGCGACCGCGGATGTCGAGTGGCCGTCTGACTGGCAACCGCTCGACGATACGCCAAAACCGTTTGACGTGATTTGCCACAACGACTTCGCCGTCTACAATACGATTTTCCATGACGGCAAAGTGGCAGGGGTCATCGACTTTGATTTGGCGGCCCCGGGACCACGAGCCTGGGATATCGTCTATGCGCTCTATACGTTCGTCCCGCTCAGCCGGCGTCATCAAGCCGAGTCGGGAGAAGTCGTCCACTATGAGGCTGAGCGCGATGATGTGATCTATCGAAAACGAGTGACCTTGTTCTTAGAGGCGTACGATTGGGAAGGTTCGACTCCGGAGTTGTTGGACATGTTGCTATTGCGGATTGAGGCACTCTATCTGTTAATCGAACGAAAAGCCTCAGAAGGGGACGTTGCTTTCCAAACGATGATGGATGAAGGACACCACATGCATTATCAAGAAGAATATCGTTTCATCGAGGCGAACGGCAAGAAATGGTTTTGA
- a CDS encoding RNA polymerase factor sigma-54, which produces MQRQEQQQLQKQQLTQDMVRRLPILEADRTAIAFQLGRLSRRNPCIATGKGAVDWVADTASGFEDRLFVQIDEGSGTEAQKQLQKQLVMALDHRGLLPESDFVLGHRFGVDVADIEAARQALLFLEPTGIGAKNERDCQYRHAIEHDDPLVLDVFEALDANADDIPTRLGISAAEFDRVTRIVATLPKVPLLYEGTEHVVPELEVVRRDGGLVTTWFSPTIDAARIGDDREAKWWHETLEMRNATLRSVWELIAERQQDWLDGKLVLHPLTRKEVAERIGKHESTVGRAIQGKYVATEGGVMAWRHFFVRSTEHGQSPFMVKKALAELIQQETSPLSDAALTRELARLGYTVTRRTVANYREALGFGNSRERERQYWKGGD; this is translated from the coding sequence ATGCAACGGCAAGAACAGCAACAACTTCAAAAGCAACAGCTGACCCAGGACATGGTCCGACGGTTGCCGATTCTCGAGGCGGACCGGACCGCGATCGCGTTTCAACTCGGCCGGTTGTCGCGACGCAACCCATGTATCGCCACGGGGAAAGGTGCGGTCGACTGGGTGGCCGACACGGCGAGCGGGTTCGAGGATCGGTTGTTCGTGCAAATCGATGAAGGGAGCGGGACCGAGGCCCAAAAACAGCTTCAAAAGCAACTCGTCATGGCGCTCGATCATCGCGGCTTACTACCGGAGAGCGACTTCGTGCTTGGTCATCGCTTCGGGGTCGACGTGGCGGACATTGAGGCAGCTCGCCAAGCGCTCTTATTTTTAGAGCCGACGGGAATCGGGGCGAAGAACGAACGCGATTGCCAATATCGGCATGCGATCGAACATGACGACCCACTCGTCCTGGATGTGTTCGAGGCGCTCGACGCGAACGCCGATGACATCCCGACTCGACTCGGTATCTCGGCTGCCGAGTTCGACCGGGTGACGCGCATCGTGGCGACGTTGCCGAAAGTACCATTATTATATGAAGGAACCGAACATGTCGTTCCAGAACTCGAAGTCGTCCGGCGGGACGGCGGGCTCGTGACGACGTGGTTCAGCCCGACGATCGATGCGGCTCGAATCGGGGACGACCGCGAGGCGAAGTGGTGGCACGAGACGCTCGAGATGCGGAACGCGACGCTCCGGTCGGTATGGGAGCTCATCGCCGAACGTCAGCAGGACTGGCTCGACGGCAAACTCGTCTTGCATCCGTTGACGCGGAAAGAAGTCGCCGAGCGGATCGGCAAGCACGAGTCGACCGTCGGACGGGCGATTCAAGGCAAGTATGTGGCGACCGAGGGCGGTGTCATGGCGTGGCGGCATTTTTTCGTCCGGTCGACGGAGCATGGGCAATCGCCGTTCATGGTGAAAAAGGCGCTCGCCGAACTGATTCAACAAGAGACGTCGCCTTTGAGCGATGCCGCGCTCACACGGGAGTTGGCACGGCTCGGCTATACGGTGACGAGACGGACCGTGGCGAACTATCGGGAAGCGCTCGGTTTTGGAAACTCGCGGGAGCGGGAACGACAATATTGGAAAGGAGGGGACTGA
- the gpmI gene encoding 2,3-bisphosphoglycerate-independent phosphoglycerate mutase: MARPVALIILDGFGMRNETFGNAVAAANKPNFDRFWEQYPHTLLNAKGEYVGLPEGQMGNSEVGHLNIGAGRVVYQSLSRVNNAIKDRSLFDRQAMNHLAGHVKKYDSSLHIMGLVSDGGIHSHINHMYAIVEFAKLHGIEKVYIHAFTDGRDCDPKSGAGFLEQTEAKLAELGLGQVASVSGRYYAMDRDNRWERVEKVYDVLVNAKGEVGTNSVDVLKQSYADGLTDEFVLPTVIEKDGQPVATIKDNDAIMFFNFRPDRAIELAKVFKEKTGFKGFELSSAHPENILLVSMTKFSDEIDTDIVFPPEDLKNTLGETLAAQGYKQLRAAETEKYPHVTFFLNGQQETPFEGEDRFLVPSPKVATYDLQPEMSAYELTEGLLERIESDAYDAYIINYANPDMVGHSGMLEPTKKAVEVVDECLGKVVDALIAKGGAAIITADHGNADLVTNPDGSPMTAHTTEPVPCIVTKEGVELKPVLQGALCDLAPTLLHLLGGEQPAEMTGTSIVTK, translated from the coding sequence ATGGCAAGACCAGTCGCCCTCATCATCTTAGATGGTTTTGGAATGCGGAACGAGACGTTCGGTAATGCGGTCGCTGCAGCGAACAAACCGAACTTCGACCGCTTCTGGGAGCAGTATCCACATACGCTCTTGAACGCGAAAGGCGAGTACGTCGGCCTTCCGGAAGGTCAGATGGGGAACTCGGAAGTCGGTCACTTGAACATCGGTGCCGGCCGGGTCGTCTATCAGTCACTTTCACGCGTCAACAACGCCATCAAAGACCGTTCACTCTTCGACCGCCAAGCGATGAATCACTTGGCCGGACATGTGAAAAAGTATGATTCGAGCCTCCACATCATGGGCCTCGTCTCAGACGGTGGGATTCACTCTCACATTAACCACATGTACGCCATCGTTGAGTTCGCGAAACTCCACGGTATTGAAAAAGTCTACATTCACGCTTTCACGGACGGCCGTGACTGTGATCCGAAATCAGGCGCTGGCTTCCTCGAACAGACGGAAGCGAAGCTGGCTGAACTCGGACTCGGTCAAGTCGCTAGCGTGTCTGGACGCTACTATGCCATGGACCGCGACAACCGTTGGGAACGCGTCGAGAAAGTATACGACGTGCTCGTCAACGCGAAAGGCGAAGTCGGCACGAATTCGGTCGACGTTCTTAAACAGTCATACGCAGACGGCTTGACGGATGAATTCGTTCTTCCGACGGTCATCGAGAAAGACGGACAACCGGTCGCGACGATCAAAGACAACGACGCGATCATGTTCTTCAACTTCCGTCCGGACCGGGCGATTGAACTTGCGAAAGTGTTCAAAGAGAAGACCGGCTTCAAAGGCTTCGAACTTTCGAGCGCACATCCAGAGAACATCTTGCTCGTCTCGATGACGAAGTTCTCAGATGAAATCGACACGGACATCGTCTTCCCACCGGAAGATTTGAAAAACACGCTCGGCGAAACACTCGCCGCGCAAGGGTACAAACAGCTCCGCGCCGCGGAAACTGAGAAATACCCGCACGTCACGTTCTTCTTGAACGGACAACAAGAAACACCGTTCGAAGGTGAAGATCGTTTCCTCGTGCCGTCACCGAAAGTGGCGACGTACGACTTGCAACCGGAAATGAGCGCATACGAGCTCACAGAAGGGTTGCTTGAACGCATCGAATCGGACGCGTATGACGCGTATATCATAAACTACGCGAACCCGGACATGGTCGGCCATTCCGGTATGCTCGAACCGACGAAGAAAGCTGTCGAAGTCGTCGACGAATGCCTCGGTAAAGTAGTGGACGCACTCATTGCCAAAGGCGGCGCGGCGATCATCACGGCGGACCACGGGAACGCTGACCTCGTCACGAACCCGGACGGCTCACCGATGACGGCCCACACGACGGAACCTGTACCATGTATCGTCACGAAAGAAGGGGTGGAACTGAAACCAGTTCTCCAAGGTGCGTTGTGCGACCTTGCCCCGACACTCCTTCACCTTCTCGGTGGAGAGCAACCGGCAGAAATGACCGGCACATCAATCGTCACGAAGTAA
- a CDS encoding sugar-binding transcriptional regulator, with the protein MIQQLIQVQKQIVPDMLDTLRHRYDILHYVRLMQPIGRRTLATSLGLTERILRREVDFLKDQGLLMVATQGISLTESGRNVLRDLHEVMGEILGISEVARELERKLGVRQVVIVPGDSDETFWVQRDIGRAAVTQLKARLAPDDNIIAVTGGTTMASVAAMMSPDKKERPMHFVPARGGLGETLELQANTVCSRMADRAHADYHLLHIPDEVSQETFERMVEEPSIKNVLEMIRAARIVVHGIGEAETMAKRRHASPEHLRMIERHDAVAEAFGYYFNAEGEIVHRVKTVGIQLEELDDMDTVIAVAGGKSKAQAIAAYAKHTPNIILVTDEGAATELLTRY; encoded by the coding sequence ATGATCCAGCAACTGATTCAAGTTCAGAAGCAAATCGTTCCCGACATGCTCGATACGCTCCGACATCGTTACGACATCTTACATTATGTCCGATTGATGCAGCCGATTGGCCGCCGGACATTGGCCACAAGCCTCGGGCTGACGGAACGAATCCTAAGACGAGAAGTCGACTTTTTGAAAGACCAAGGTCTGTTGATGGTCGCTACTCAAGGTATTTCCCTTACGGAATCGGGCCGAAACGTTCTCCGGGACTTGCATGAGGTGATGGGAGAAATCCTAGGCATCTCGGAAGTCGCACGAGAACTCGAGCGCAAACTAGGCGTTCGCCAAGTCGTCATCGTACCGGGTGATTCCGACGAGACGTTCTGGGTCCAGCGAGATATCGGTCGGGCCGCCGTCACGCAACTGAAAGCGCGACTGGCACCGGACGACAATATCATCGCGGTCACAGGCGGGACGACGATGGCATCGGTTGCGGCCATGATGTCGCCCGATAAAAAAGAACGGCCGATGCATTTCGTGCCGGCACGCGGCGGACTCGGAGAGACGCTTGAGTTACAGGCGAACACCGTCTGCTCTCGAATGGCCGACCGAGCCCATGCCGACTATCATTTACTCCACATTCCGGACGAGGTTTCGCAAGAGACGTTCGAGCGGATGGTGGAGGAACCTAGCATAAAAAATGTCCTGGAAATGATTAGAGCGGCGCGAATAGTGGTACATGGAATTGGTGAGGCGGAAACGATGGCGAAACGTCGTCACGCGTCACCGGAGCATTTGCGGATGATCGAACGGCACGATGCCGTCGCCGAGGCGTTCGGATATTACTTCAACGCTGAAGGTGAAATCGTGCATCGGGTCAAGACGGTCGGGATCCAATTAGAGGAACTCGACGACATGGACACCGTCATCGCTGTCGCCGGAGGGAAATCAAAGGCACAGGCGATCGCCGCATATGCGAAACACACGCCGAACATCATCCTCGTCACAGACGAAGGTGCGGCGACAGAATTATTAACTCGTTATTAA
- the eno gene encoding phosphopyruvate hydratase produces the protein MSMITEIYAREILDSRGNPTIEVEVFTEDGGFGRALVPSGASTGEHEAVELRDGDKSRYLGKGVLKAVANVNDTIAPELIGYDVFDQNALDRKMIELDGTKNKGKLGANAILGVSMAAAHAAADELGLPLYTYLGGFNAKTLPTPMMNIINGGSHADNNVDFQEFMIMPVGAPTFREALRMGAEVFHALKSVLSGMGLNTAVGDEGGFAPNLKSNEEAITVILEAIEKAGYKAGEDIYLAMDVASSEFYDKSTGKYELAGEGKSMTTAELVDFYAELVSKYPIISIEDGCDENDWDGFKLLTDKIGDKVQLVGDDLFVTNTEKLAEGIEKGISNSILIKVNQIGTLTETFDAIEMAKKAGYTAVISHRSGETEDATIADIAVATNAGQIKTGSLSRTDRIAKYNQLLRIEDMLGDVAKYDGIKSFYNLKK, from the coding sequence ATGTCAATGATTACAGAAATTTACGCACGCGAGATTTTGGATTCACGCGGTAACCCAACAATCGAAGTAGAAGTCTTCACAGAAGACGGCGGTTTCGGCCGTGCCCTCGTCCCATCAGGCGCATCAACTGGTGAGCACGAAGCAGTCGAACTCCGTGATGGCGACAAGTCACGTTACCTTGGTAAAGGCGTACTCAAAGCCGTTGCTAACGTAAACGACACAATCGCACCAGAACTCATCGGCTACGATGTATTCGACCAAAACGCACTCGACCGTAAAATGATCGAGCTCGACGGTACGAAAAACAAAGGTAAACTCGGCGCAAACGCGATCCTTGGTGTCTCTATGGCAGCAGCACACGCAGCAGCAGACGAGCTCGGCCTTCCACTTTACACGTACCTCGGTGGATTCAACGCGAAGACGCTTCCAACTCCAATGATGAACATCATCAACGGTGGTTCGCACGCTGACAACAACGTTGATTTCCAAGAGTTCATGATCATGCCTGTTGGCGCGCCAACGTTCCGTGAAGCGCTCCGCATGGGTGCAGAAGTATTCCACGCCCTCAAATCAGTTCTTTCTGGTATGGGTCTTAACACAGCTGTCGGTGACGAAGGTGGTTTCGCACCAAACCTTAAGTCTAACGAAGAAGCGATCACAGTTATCCTTGAAGCAATCGAAAAAGCTGGTTACAAAGCTGGCGAAGACATCTACCTCGCAATGGACGTTGCGTCTTCTGAGTTCTACGACAAGTCGACTGGCAAGTACGAACTCGCTGGTGAAGGCAAGTCAATGACAACTGCTGAGCTCGTAGACTTCTACGCTGAGCTCGTAAGCAAGTACCCAATCATCTCAATCGAAGATGGTTGCGACGAGAACGACTGGGACGGCTTCAAATTGCTCACTGACAAAATCGGTGACAAAGTTCAGCTCGTTGGGGATGACCTCTTCGTAACGAACACTGAGAAACTTGCTGAAGGTATCGAAAAAGGAATCTCGAACTCGATCCTCATCAAAGTTAACCAAATCGGTACGCTCACAGAAACATTCGACGCGATCGAAATGGCTAAAAAAGCTGGTTACACAGCTGTTATCTCACACCGTTCTGGTGAAACAGAAGATGCGACTATCGCAGACATCGCTGTTGCGACAAACGCTGGTCAAATCAAAACTGGTTCGCTCTCGCGTACAGACCGTATCGCGAAGTACAACCAACTTCTCCGCATCGAAGACATGCTCGGCGATGTAGCGAAATACGACGGTATCAAGTCGTTCTACAACCTCAAAAAATAA
- the galU gene encoding UTP--glucose-1-phosphate uridylyltransferase GalU, with product MTRVRKAIIPAAGLGTRFLPATKAMPKEMLPIVNKPTIQFIVEEAVASGIEDIIIVTGKNKRAIEDHFDRAIELEQNLESKGKTELLESVRHSSNLANIHYIRQQEPKGLGHAIWCARKFIGDEPFAVLLGDDIIEADVPATKQLIDQYEQYERSIIGVQRVPYEMTNRYGIIDPLAVEGKLIPVRTFVEKPAIGEAPSNLAILGRYILTPDVFEALSAQEVGTGGEIQLTDAIARLNEVETVFAYEFDGRRYDVGEPIGFIEATIAHALCDPDLKANVHTLLKRFVDELEQQ from the coding sequence ATGACACGCGTACGGAAAGCCATCATCCCGGCCGCCGGGCTCGGTACACGCTTCTTGCCGGCGACGAAGGCGATGCCAAAAGAGATGCTCCCAATCGTCAACAAACCGACGATCCAATTCATCGTGGAAGAAGCCGTCGCTTCCGGCATCGAGGACATCATCATCGTGACCGGGAAGAACAAACGCGCCATCGAGGACCATTTCGATCGGGCCATCGAGCTCGAACAGAACCTCGAGTCGAAAGGCAAGACTGAGCTCCTCGAGTCGGTGCGTCACTCGTCGAACCTCGCCAACATCCACTACATACGGCAACAGGAGCCGAAAGGGCTCGGCCACGCGATTTGGTGTGCCCGCAAGTTCATCGGAGACGAACCGTTCGCCGTCCTGCTCGGGGACGATATCATCGAAGCGGACGTGCCGGCGACGAAGCAATTGATCGACCAGTACGAGCAGTATGAGCGCTCGATCATTGGGGTGCAGCGCGTCCCGTATGAAATGACGAATCGATATGGTATAATTGACCCGCTTGCCGTCGAAGGGAAGCTGATCCCGGTCCGGACGTTCGTTGAGAAACCGGCCATTGGAGAAGCCCCATCGAACCTCGCCATCCTCGGCCGTTACATTTTGACGCCGGACGTCTTCGAGGCGTTGTCGGCGCAAGAAGTCGGGACGGGAGGCGAGATCCAATTGACGGACGCCATCGCTCGTTTGAACGAGGTGGAGACCGTCTTCGCCTATGAATTTGACGGGCGCCGCTATGACGTCGGGGAACCGATCGGCTTCATCGAAGCGACGATCGCCCACGCGCTTTGCGACCCAGATTTAAAAGCCAACGTCCATACGCTCTTGAAGCGCTTCGTGGACGAACTCGAACAACAGTAA
- the gap gene encoding type I glyceraldehyde-3-phosphate dehydrogenase — translation MAVKVGINGFGRIGRLAFREIIKNEGIEVVAINDLTDTKMLAHLLKYDTTQGRFDGDVEVHDDHFLVNGEKVITLANRNPEELPWGELGVDIVLECTGFFTDKEKAELHLKAGAKKVVISAPATGDMKTVVYNTNHDILDGTETVISGASCTTNCLAPMAKVLQDQFGIIEGLMTTIHAYTGDQNTLDAPHPKGDFRRARAAAANIVPNTTGAAKAIGLVIPELQGKLDGAAQRVPVATGSLTELVTVLEKTVSVDEINAAMKAAANESYGYTEDEIVSSDIVGITYGSLFDATQTKVMTVGDKQLVKTVSWYDNEMSYTAQLVRTLKHFAEIAK, via the coding sequence ATGGCAGTAAAAGTTGGTATTAACGGATTTGGACGTATTGGTCGTTTGGCATTCCGCGAGATCATCAAAAACGAAGGAATCGAAGTTGTTGCAATCAACGACTTGACTGACACGAAGATGCTTGCTCACCTTCTCAAGTACGACACGACTCAAGGTCGTTTCGACGGAGACGTTGAAGTACACGACGATCACTTCCTCGTAAACGGCGAGAAAGTCATCACACTTGCTAACCGTAACCCAGAAGAACTTCCATGGGGCGAGCTCGGTGTTGACATCGTACTCGAATGTACTGGATTCTTCACAGACAAAGAAAAAGCGGAGCTTCACTTGAAAGCTGGCGCTAAAAAAGTTGTCATCTCGGCTCCAGCTACAGGTGACATGAAGACTGTCGTTTACAACACAAACCACGACATCCTCGATGGTACAGAGACAGTTATCTCTGGTGCTTCATGTACGACAAACTGCTTGGCGCCAATGGCGAAAGTTCTCCAAGACCAGTTCGGAATCATCGAAGGTCTCATGACAACGATCCACGCTTACACAGGCGACCAAAACACGCTTGACGCTCCACACCCGAAAGGCGACTTCCGTCGTGCACGTGCGGCAGCAGCAAACATCGTACCGAACACAACTGGTGCGGCTAAAGCGATCGGCCTCGTTATCCCAGAACTTCAAGGTAAACTTGACGGTGCGGCACAACGTGTACCAGTTGCTACAGGTTCACTCACAGAGCTCGTAACAGTTCTTGAGAAAACTGTATCTGTTGACGAAATCAACGCAGCAATGAAAGCAGCAGCGAACGAGTCTTACGGTTACACTGAAGACGAAATCGTATCTTCTGACATCGTCGGAATCACTTACGGTTCACTCTTCGATGCTACGCAAACTAAAGTAATGACAGTTGGCGACAAGCAACTCGTTAAGACAGTTTCTTGGTACGACAACGAAATGTCTTACACTGCACAATTGGTTCGCACACTCAAGCACTTCGCTGAAATCGCGAAGTAA
- a CDS encoding phosphoglycerate kinase → MNKQSIRDIDVKGKRVFCRVDFNVPLKDRVIQDETRIQAALPTIKHLIDGGAKVILASHLGRPKGEKNLEYSLAPVAKRLAELLGKDVPLVEEAYGPVAEEAVSKLGEGDVVVLENVRFYPGETKNDPELAKGFAALADIFVNDAFGAAHRAHASTEGIAQNVDHAVAGLLMEKELEVLGKALSNPDRPFTAIIGGSKVADKIGVIDHLLDIVDTLIIGGGLSYTFSKALGHEVGTSLLEEDKLDLARQFMKKAEDKGVKFLMPVDCVIAKEFGEETYVGPVDIDSIPADHMGLDIGPKTVEIYAEAIRESKLVVWNGPMGVFELDKYANGTKGVAQALADSDAYSIIGGGDSAAAAAKFGLADQMSHISTGGGASLEFMEGKKLPGVEALNDK, encoded by the coding sequence ATGAACAAACAGTCTATTCGTGACATCGATGTAAAAGGGAAACGCGTCTTTTGCCGCGTTGACTTCAACGTTCCACTCAAAGATCGCGTCATTCAAGATGAAACGCGGATCCAAGCGGCTCTTCCAACGATCAAGCACTTGATCGACGGCGGCGCGAAAGTCATTTTGGCGAGCCACCTCGGCCGTCCAAAAGGCGAGAAGAACCTCGAGTACTCACTCGCACCGGTCGCTAAACGTCTCGCTGAACTTCTCGGCAAAGATGTACCCCTCGTTGAAGAGGCGTACGGTCCAGTCGCAGAAGAAGCCGTTTCAAAACTTGGTGAAGGTGACGTCGTCGTTCTCGAGAACGTCCGTTTCTACCCTGGTGAAACGAAAAACGACCCAGAACTCGCGAAAGGTTTCGCGGCACTCGCTGATATCTTCGTCAACGACGCGTTCGGTGCGGCTCACCGTGCCCACGCTTCAACAGAAGGTATCGCGCAAAACGTGGACCACGCGGTAGCTGGTCTCTTGATGGAGAAAGAACTTGAAGTCCTCGGGAAGGCACTCTCGAATCCAGACCGTCCGTTCACGGCGATTATCGGCGGATCGAAAGTTGCTGACAAGATTGGGGTCATCGACCACCTTCTTGACATCGTTGACACACTCATCATCGGTGGCGGTCTCTCGTACACGTTCTCGAAAGCACTCGGGCACGAAGTCGGGACGTCACTCCTTGAAGAAGACAAGCTCGACCTCGCTCGTCAGTTCATGAAAAAAGCAGAAGACAAAGGCGTGAAGTTCTTGATGCCGGTCGACTGTGTCATTGCGAAAGAATTCGGCGAAGAGACATACGTCGGACCAGTCGATATCGACTCGATCCCTGCGGATCACATGGGTCTTGATATCGGACCGAAGACAGTCGAAATTTACGCTGAAGCGATTCGCGAATCGAAACTTGTCGTTTGGAACGGACCGATGGGCGTATTCGAACTCGATAAGTACGCTAACGGAACGAAAGGTGTCGCTCAAGCACTCGCAGACAGCGACGCATACTCAATCATCGGTGGTGGTGACTCAGCCGCGGCAGCAGCCAAGTTCGGCCTTGCTGACCAAATGAGCCACATCTCGACTGGTGGCGGCGCTTCACTCGAATTCATGGAAGGCAAGAAACTTCCAGGCGTCGAAGCGTTGAACGACAAGTAA
- the tpiA gene encoding triose-phosphate isomerase: protein MRKPIIAGNWKMNKTLSEAVAFVEEVKNNIPSTDKVDAAIGAPAVFLAPMVEAAKGSNLKLSAQNMYDKDSGAYTGEISPAMVADLGVTYVILGHSERREYFGESDAFINSKTKKAFEHGLTPIVCVGETLEEREGGKFEEVIKTQVEGGLADLSADQVKQLVIAYEPVWAIGTGKSADEADAQSSCKYVRDVVKGLYGEDVAAAVRIQYGGSVKPENIKEYMAQEDIDGALVGGASLEAASFLKLLEAI, encoded by the coding sequence ATGCGTAAACCGATTATTGCAGGTAACTGGAAAATGAACAAAACACTCTCGGAAGCAGTCGCTTTCGTAGAGGAAGTAAAAAACAACATCCCGTCAACGGACAAAGTTGACGCGGCGATTGGTGCACCAGCTGTATTCTTGGCCCCAATGGTAGAAGCGGCTAAAGGATCGAACTTGAAGCTCAGTGCACAAAACATGTACGACAAAGACAGCGGGGCATACACAGGCGAAATCAGCCCGGCCATGGTCGCTGACCTCGGCGTGACATACGTCATCCTTGGCCACTCAGAGCGTCGCGAATACTTCGGCGAATCTGATGCGTTCATCAACAGCAAAACGAAAAAAGCGTTCGAACACGGTCTTACGCCAATCGTTTGTGTCGGTGAAACATTAGAAGAGCGCGAAGGCGGCAAGTTCGAAGAAGTCATCAAGACGCAAGTCGAAGGTGGCCTCGCGGACCTCTCAGCTGACCAAGTCAAACAACTCGTCATCGCGTACGAGCCAGTTTGGGCAATCGGCACTGGTAAATCAGCGGACGAAGCAGACGCGCAAAGCTCATGCAAATATGTTCGTGACGTGGTAAAAGGTCTTTACGGTGAAGACGTGGCGGCTGCGGTTCGCATCCAATACGGTGGTTCTGTAAAACCTGAGAACATCAAGGAGTATATGGCGCAAGAAGACATCGACGGCGCACTCGTCGGCGGTGCTTCACTTGAAGCTGCTTCGTTCCTCAAGTTGTTGGAGGCGATTTAA